A genomic stretch from Spiroplasma endosymbiont of Clivina fossor includes:
- the mutM gene encoding DNA-formamidopyrimidine glycosylase: MPELPEVETVRASLQPFVCNQVITGIRIYWSSVIKQPDLVSFRKLIVGQKILDLKRKAKHLIFELEDFVLISHLRMEGKYYYQNLNDDIEWKHVLLVLELSNGCELRYHDTRRFGTFHLQKKDEYEQLAPLIKVGPEPFESRATVSYLQKKFKNKNRAIKTMLLDQSIISGLGNIYVDEVLFASKIHPVTRCNKLQTEHLKAILNNAKQILTQAINLKGTTIASYTSNVGVKGTYQQLLKVHTREALACYVCSSIIKKIKLNGRGTYFCCQCQNKL; encoded by the coding sequence ATGCCAGAATTACCAGAAGTAGAAACTGTTCGTGCCAGTTTACAACCTTTTGTTTGCAATCAAGTTATTACAGGAATTAGAATTTATTGAAGTTCAGTAATTAAACAACCCGACTTAGTATCATTTCGAAAATTGATTGTTGGACAAAAAATTCTTGATTTAAAAAGAAAAGCAAAACATTTAATTTTTGAATTAGAAGATTTTGTGTTAATTAGTCATTTACGAATGGAAGGTAAATATTATTATCAAAATCTTAATGATGATATTGAATGAAAACATGTTTTATTAGTTTTAGAATTAAGTAATGGTTGTGAATTAAGATATCATGATACAAGAAGATTTGGTACTTTTCATTTGCAAAAAAAGGATGAATATGAACAATTAGCACCATTAATCAAAGTGGGGCCAGAACCTTTTGAATCAAGGGCTACTGTTAGTTATTTACAAAAGAAATTTAAAAATAAGAACCGAGCTATTAAAACAATGCTGTTAGATCAAAGTATTATTAGTGGTTTAGGAAATATTTATGTTGATGAGGTATTATTTGCTAGTAAAATTCATCCGGTTACTAGATGTAATAAATTACAAACTGAGCATTTAAAAGCAATTTTAAATAATGCGAAACAAATTTTGACACAAGCGATTAACTTAAAAGGAACAACAATTGCTAGTTATACTTCTAATGTTGGTGTTAAAGGGACATATCAGCAATTATTGAAAGTGCATACAAGAGAAGCATTAGCATGTTATGTTTGTTCTTCAATAATTAAAAAAATTAAGCTTAATGGTCGCGGTACATATTTTTGCTGTCAATGTCAGAATAAATTATAA